TGCGGCCGCCACCCGCCGTGGCGTGCACATCATCCGCGAGAACTCCGGCACCGGCACCTACTACCGGGTGACCGGGCTCAACGTCCACGACGTCAACGGCAACCAGACCAAGAAGGACGACGACGCCAGCGCCGGCATCTTCTTCGAGGTCCTCGGCTACACCACGCAGACGAAGTTCGACGACGTGTTGATCAACAACAACACGATCGCCACCGTCGACCGCTACGGCATCCACTTCTGGACCCGCTGGATGGTCCGGCCGGAGCTGGCCAACCCCAACTGCGGCTCCACCTGCGGAAACTGGCTTCCGCAGACCCGGGTCGTCGTACGCGGCAACACGGTCACCGACATCGGCGGCGACGCCATCGACGTGCACCACACGCAGAGCGCCCTGGTCGAGAACAACCGGGTCGACGGCTTCCGGGTCCGCGAGCCCGCGCAGTGCGCCGCCGGCATCTGGGGCTGGAACATCAACGACGCCCTGTTCCAGTTCAACGAGGTCAGCGGCGGGCGTAGCACCTGTGACGGGCAGGGCTTCGACCTGGACGAGGGCAACATCCGCACCATCTACCAGTACAACTACAGCCACGACAACGAGGGCGGCTTCATCCTGCTCTGCAACGGTGGGGGTTCGACCACCCGGGACAACATCGTGCGCTACAACATCAGCCAGAACGACCGCGGCCAGATCTTCGACCTCGTCTGCGGGAAGCTCACCAACACGAAGATCTACAACAACGTCTTCTACGTGGGTGAGGCAGCCCAGATCATCAACAACGCCAACGGCTCGGCTGGTGCCAATGTCGAGTTCTACAACAACATCTTCTACGTGACCACGACCCAGGCCAGCTACAACGCCGGGGCTCTGCTGTTCGACTCCAACGTGTTCTACGGCCAGCACCCGGCCGGCGAGCCCACCGACCCGAACAAGATCACCGCCGATCCGCTGTTCGTCTCGCCGGGCACCGCCACCTCGATCAGCAACGCCGGTGGCTACCGGCTCCGCGCCGGCTCCCCGGCGCTGGCCAGCGGCCAGGTCATGACCACCCCGGGCAGCCGCGACTACTTCGGCGGCGCCGTCACCCAGGGATGCCGTCCCGACCGGGGCGCACACCAGCTGAGCACGGTCTGCGTGCCCAGCGCCGGCGTCATCCCCCGGACCGGCTGGTCGCTGAAGTACACGGACAGCCAGGAGACCGCCGCCGAGAACGGGGCGGCCACCAACGCCTTCGACGGCAATGTCAGCACGATCTGGCACACCAAGTACACCGGCGGCAACGCCCCGATGCCCCACGAGATCCAGATCAATCTCGGGGCGAGCTACTCCGTCTCCGGAATCCGCTACCTGCCCCGGCAGGACAGCGGCGGCGGCGCCGCCAACGGGCGCATCGGCCAGTACGAGGTCTATGTCAGCACTGACGGCGTCACCTGGGGAACGGCCGTGGCCACCGGCACCTTCGCCAACAACGCCAGCCAGAAGGAGGTCCGGTTCACCGCGAAGACCGGGCAGTACCTGCGGCTGCGTGCCCTGAGCGAGGTCAGCGGCAACCCGTGGACCACCGCCGCGGAGATCTACGCCCTCAACTGACCGGGCACACCAGGGAGCCTCCGGCATCGCGCCGGAGGCTCCCTCACGAGTACATCAGGTGCAGCGTCATCCCGGCTTCGGCGTGCGCCAGGTTGTGGCAGTGGTTGGCCCACATACCTGGGTTGTCGGCCCGGAACGCCACCTCCCACACGTCGCCGGGGCGTACGTCGAACGAGTCCAACCACAACGGACTGCCCGTCGCCCGCCGGTCGTTGCGGGACAGCACCAGGACGTGATGGCCGTGCAGATGCCACGGGTGCACGATCTGGGACCGGTTCACGATCGTGAACGTCACGGTGTCACCGAGGCGTACGACCTGCGGTGGGATGTCCGGGTCGGCCGCGCCGTTGACGGTGTGGGCGTATCGCGGGAGCAGTCCACGCAGGTCCAGGCCGCGGTCGAGAACGAGGGTGAACTCCCGGTCGAACCGGGACCACGGCATCGCAGAAGGGCCACCGTAGGTGAGCGGATCCAACACCGGCCAGGCGGTGGT
The window above is part of the Micromonospora sp. LH3U1 genome. Proteins encoded here:
- a CDS encoding discoidin domain-containing protein; the protein is MALTTLATAILVAAPPAAAAATNYYVDCSASSQGSGTQASPWNSFAPVNAKTFAAGDQILIRRGTTCANQELFPKGSGTAGAPIIIDAYGSGAKPVLAGNGAVVDVVKLYNQQYWEIRNLDISNKGSAAATRRGVHIIRENSGTGTYYRVTGLNVHDVNGNQTKKDDDASAGIFFEVLGYTTQTKFDDVLINNNTIATVDRYGIHFWTRWMVRPELANPNCGSTCGNWLPQTRVVVRGNTVTDIGGDAIDVHHTQSALVENNRVDGFRVREPAQCAAGIWGWNINDALFQFNEVSGGRSTCDGQGFDLDEGNIRTIYQYNYSHDNEGGFILLCNGGGSTTRDNIVRYNISQNDRGQIFDLVCGKLTNTKIYNNVFYVGEAAQIINNANGSAGANVEFYNNIFYVTTTQASYNAGALLFDSNVFYGQHPAGEPTDPNKITADPLFVSPGTATSISNAGGYRLRAGSPALASGQVMTTPGSRDYFGGAVTQGCRPDRGAHQLSTVCVPSAGVIPRTGWSLKYTDSQETAAENGAATNAFDGNVSTIWHTKYTGGNAPMPHEIQINLGASYSVSGIRYLPRQDSGGGAANGRIGQYEVYVSTDGVTWGTAVATGTFANNASQKEVRFTAKTGQYLRLRALSEVSGNPWTTAAEIYALN